The DNA region TCGACCGGCAGCGCCTCTCTGGCGGCGACGTCCCGGCAGACCCGGACGTGGGGATCCTGGTCGACGGCGATGGGGACGAGGGTCGGTTGGCGACCCGAGACGAGTTGCGGGAGCAGGAGGTGAGTCGCCTGGACGGCGGGGTAGAACTGCAGGCCAACGGTGTCTTGCTCGCCGTAGACGGCCTCGACGGTCGCCGGAGTGAGGTGTTTCGACAGGCGAACGGCAATCGGGTAGACCACGTCGGCGTCGGCCGTGTCGATCACGATTCGAGTCCGCTCGGGATCGAAGCCCACCGCCAGCAGATCGCGCAGGTTCTCGCGCGTAGCCTGGCCGATGGACGCGAAGGACTGACCCTTCGCGAGGAACTTCTCGTCGTCAGAGACCGACAGGTACACCGTGGCGCCGGTCTCGCGCTGGATTGTCCGCGCGAGGTAAAACGGGAGGACGTGACCCAGGTGCATCGGTCCCGAGGGACCGCGTCCGGTGACGATTGCGTGCGGGTCGCCCGCTTCGGCAGCCTCGAAGACGGCGCCGTCGTCGCGGTGCTCCCGCTCGGTTCTCACGGCGTGCTGGGTTTCGAAACGACAAGCGGAACGCTCGAGCCGTTCAGCGTCGACCTCGCGCAGATCCTCGCGGCAAACGTCGAGGTCGCCCTCGATCGAGCCGAACGCGAGGCCCGACTTCAGTCCCAGAACGAACGACTCGAGCAGTTCGCGAGCATCGTCAGCCACGACCTCCGAAACCCGATGAGCACCGCGCGGGGCTACCTCGAGGCCTATCGCGACAGCGGCGACCCCGCTCACGCCGACGAGGTCGAACATGCCCTCGACCGGATGGAACGGCTCACCGGCGAGATGCTCGAACTCGCCCGTCACGGGCGGATCGTCGATTCGGTCGAACCGGTCGAC from Natronosalvus rutilus includes:
- the trpS gene encoding tryptophan--tRNA ligase encodes the protein MKSGLAFGSIEGDLDVCREDLREVDAERLERSACRFETQHAVRTEREHRDDGAVFEAAEAGDPHAIVTGRGPSGPMHLGHVLPFYLARTIQRETGATVYLSVSDDEKFLAKGQSFASIGQATRENLRDLLAVGFDPERTRIVIDTADADVVYPIAVRLSKHLTPATVEAVYGEQDTVGLQFYPAVQATHLLLPQLVSGRQPTLVPIAVDQDPHVRVCRDVAAREALPVEKPGALLGRFLPGLEGPGKMSSSGAAPLIELTDSPEIVADTIREHAYSGGRSSLAAHREHGGDPTVDVAFQYLRYGFEPDDDRLADVAADYHDGCLLSGELKELAADRISEFLADHQRRRAALGDLEDELEPYRLTTAERRAALEAAGVPQLG